CCGGGCTTGCTTGATTTCATCGCGATCAAGCGGGCGATCGGGTGCCCCGATAATTCAACGATTCTTGAATTCATCGTCGGGCTTTCATCGGAAAAGGAACAGAAAAAAGCGCGTGCCGTGCTTGCCGCGCACGAAAGAAAAGCCGCCGAAATGGCGGAACCGAACGAGGCCGCCGAAGAAACATTGCTTTACCTCAAACGCCGTAAACTGAAACTGGGCATTCTGACCCGCAACAGCCTTGACTCGGTCAAAACCGCCCTGAAAAGTTTCCGCCGCGTGCGGCTTGAGGATTTTTCCGTTGTCATCACCCGCGAGCACGATTTGAAGCTGAAACCGCACCCGGACGGAGTGCTTGCCGCCGGCCGCATGTTCGGCGCCGCGCCGGATGAAATGATGATGGTCGGCGATTATATTTATGACATTCAGGCCGGCCGGAAGGCCGGGGCCCTGACCGTTTTCCTGGAAAGCGCCCATACCGCCAAATGGCCGGAACCGCCCGCCGATTTCACGGTCCGGCGGCTGGATGAATTGCGGGGGATTTTCTTTGATAGGCACAAAGGGACAAAAGCAGAAGGCACAAAGTGATAAAAAGGGACGAAATATTATTGGCGGTCAACGGATTGAAGGTTTATTTCCGCACGCGCCATGAGCCGATTCGCGCCGTGGATGGCGTCAGTTTCAATGTAACCGACGGCGAAACCGCGGCGATCGTCGGCGAAAGCGGCAGCGGTAAAACCATAACCGCGCTGGCGCTGGCGCGCCTGCTTCCCGCGCCGGGTTATTTTGCCGGGGGGGAAATATTTTTTGCCGGCCGAAACATCGGCCGCCTGGATCAGGCCGGACTGCGGAAACTGCGCGGAGCCGAGATGTCATACGTTTTTCAGGATCCTTCCAGTTCTTTGAACCCGGTCTTTACCGTCGGTTACCAGATTGCCGAGGCCCTGCGTTTGCACCGGCGCGGTTTGGATGTCCGCGAGGAGGCGCAACGCCTGCTGGATATGGTCGGCATTGCCGACGCGCGCCATCGCCTGCGTTCCTATCCGCATGAATTGAGCGGCGGCATGCAGCAGCGTGTCATGATTGCCATGGCGTTGGCCTGCCGCCCGAAACTGCTCGTGGCCGACGAGCCCACCACCGCGCTGGATGTTACAGTCCAGGCGCAGATTCTTGACCTGCTGGCGCGCCTGCAGAAAGAGCTGGGCATGGCGGTTCTGCTGATCACCCATAACCTCGGCATTGTCGCCGGACTGGCGCGGCGCGTGAACGTCATGTATGCCGGCCGTATTATTGAACGGGGGCTGACGGCAGAGCTGTTGCGGGAACCCAAACATCCCTACACGCGCGGCTTGCTTTCGGCGGTGCCGCGCCTGCGCGCCGCCGTGAAACGGATGCCGGGCATTCCCGGAACGGTGCCCGACCCGTCCGCGCTTCCCACGGGCTGCAAATTTCATCCCCGTTGTCCGCTGGCCGGGGAAATCTGCCGGCAAAACGAGCCGGAGGAGGAAAATGTTTCGGAAACACACGCCGTAAAATGTCATTACTGGAAATAAATAATCTGTCGGTGGAATTTTCCCTTGGCCGCGGCCGGAAGCTCCGGGCGCTGGACAATGTTTCGCTGGCAGTGAAAAAGGGCGAGAGCGTCGGGCTGGTCGGCGAGAGCGGCTGCGGGAAGAGCACGCTGGCCGCGGCCGTCCTGCGCCTCGTGCCGGCCGCGGGCGGGGCGGTCTGGTATGGCGGCGCAGACGCGCTGAAATTGTGCGGCCGGGAGCTTTTCGCCTATCGCCGCAAGATGCAGATGGTTTTTCAGGATCCGTACGGGTCGCTCAATCCTCGTCTTTCGGTCGGCGCGGCTTTGGCGGAATGCCTGGCCGTGCACGGCATCTGCCCGCCCGCGGAGCGGCGGGAGCGGGTGGGGGAGCTTCTGCGGACGGTGGGTTTACAGGGCAAACACGCCGCCCGTTACCCGCATGAATTCAGCGGCGGCCAGCGCCAGCGCATCGGCATTGCCCGGGCGCTGGCCGTCAATCCCGAATTCATCATCGCCGACGAGCCGGTTTCGGCGCTGGATGTCTCCATCCAGGCCCAGATCCTGAACCTGCTGAAGGATCTGCGGGAAGAAAAAAAATTCTCGTTTCTTTTTATCGCCCATGATCTCGCCGTGGTGCGCTACATGTGCGCGCGCGTTTACGTGATGTACCGCGGCCGGATAATGGAAGCGGGCGTGACGGAGGAAGTCTATGCCCGTCCCGCCCATCCTTATACGCGCGCCCTGCTTGAGGCGGTTCCCGATATAGACCGTGCCCTGGCCGGGTCCGGACAGGGTTCCGGACGGCCGGCGCCTGAAGGGGAAATGCCGCCGTTGTCAACGCGCTCCGGCGGCTGTCCTTTTTGCCCGCGCTGTCCGCTGGCTGGCCGGATTTGCACGGAAAAACCGCCGGAGATGAAAAAATCCGGTAAAAGCCACTTCAGCCGCTGTCATTTTGCGGGGTAACATTGCCAACTTCCCATATCAGAAAAAGATTGCATATACACATTAGATTGTGTCATTCTATGTGTGGAGGTGATTGATCAATATGGCAACGAATTTACAACTTGATAACCGGTTAATTCGGCAGGCGGTAAAACTTGGCGGTCACAGGACGAAAAAGGCGGCCGTAAATCAAGCATTAACAAACTATATCCATCATCTGCGACAGGGAAAAATTCTTGCTCTGTTTGGCGGAGTGGATATTGACCCTGGCTATGACTATAAACGGCAAAGGGCAAGGGGATGAGAGTCCTGGTTGATACAAGCATCTGGTCGCTTGCTTTGCGCCGCACGGAACAGCACCGGTGTCCTGAGGCGCAGGAACTCCGCCAGCTTATTACGGAGCATCTGGTTGAGATCATGGGCCCCATCCGGCAGGAAATTCTTTCCGGAGTCAGGGAGCAATCCCAGTTTGAACGTCTTGAATCGCATCTCGCGGCTTTCCCGGATGTAAGTATTCAGACCGAAGACTACATAACCGCGGCCAAATGCTTTAACCTGTGCCGGTCAAAAGGCATCCAAGGCTCAAATACGGATTTCCTGATTTGTTCTGTGACTGTAAGACGTGATTTTTCCATTTTCACGACCGATCAGGACTTTTCTCTTTTTGCCAGGTGTCTCCCGATAGTTCTGCATTCAGTCAGGAAGGAAGTTGGGCAACAGCGCGCCGTTTGGAAAGCAGGCCGGCTGGCTGAAAAGAAGCCCCGGAGATGAAAAAAGTGGCCGACGGCCACTTCAGCCGCTGTCATTTTGCCGGCGATTATTGCCCAAAATTTGCTTTCTATAAACGGATGGCTTGCATCCGTAATGGCGCAAAAACGCGTGATGAAAGTGGCTGTGATCCACAAAACCCCAATCCGCGGCGATTTTCTTGATGGGATCCGGCGTGGCCAGCAGTTGATTGCGCGCGCCGTCCATGCGGTTGCTCATGACAAAATCGCCAAAATTCAAGCCCATGACTTCACGAAACGCCTCACAGAAAGAATCGTAAGCCATGCCGCAGGCTTTGGCCGCCTCAGCCGCCGTGATAAACCGGCGTTGATGAAACACTAACTCAACGACGCGATTGATCCGGTCATAAAGCGTGGAAGGGCGCGGATTGCCTGATGGCGGCCGCCACTTCTCTGTCAGCATCAGCAGTGTCTCCATGAGGCAGACGCGCAGTTTCAATCTTGCGCGTTCCCTGATTTCCGGATTTTTCGCGGCGTCCTGCGCGTTTTGCGCTTTAACCGCCGCCGCCATGCGTTTCCCGAGGGCAATCACCGGCCGCCGAAGGAAATCATGGATGCGCGGCCGGTCTTTAATGTTGGCGATGAACGGCGCCAGCCAGTCAAAATGCGGCGCTTCCGGACAGGCCATTTCCATCAGCGCGGCCGGCCGGATGACGAAAACCGCCACTTCGCACGGCGTCTCAAGGATGGCCCAGCCATGCGGTTCCCAGACCCCGCACAGCCATATTTGGCCCGGTTTCAGAATTTCTTTCCGCTGCCGGCAACGCCGTTCCATCCGGCCGCGCAAAACAATGCCCAGTTCCAGCGCGAAATGCATGTCGTAAATAAGGCGTTTCTGGGGATGCAGATATTTTGTGCAAAAGGCGATAATGGGCTCATCCGGGGTAACCGGCACGTTCATCCGGTTGATATGCAACGGCTGAACAGTTTGTTTCATGGTTGCCGCTCTGCCATTCTTCTTGTTCTATACAATTTTTTACGGCAGATAATACACGCTGGACGGCTTGAATTGCAAGATTCTTCTGGTACAGTTCTGATCAGAAAAAGATAAATTCAAAGCATAGGAATTTCAATCTTGCCGCAAAAAAGCGCGCAATCAAGGTAGGAGCCGAACCCCTGTTCGGCGATGTATCGGAATCGCCGCATAGGGATGCGGCTCCTTCCATCGATCAAATGCAATTGCCGCCTTTGGCGGCCTATTTCATGATTTGGTAAAAAGCCTTTCAGTTAAGGAGGAGGGAAAAATGGCAAAAAAAACACTGCTGGTTTTCGGCGCGCACATGGATGATTGCGAGATCGGCGCCGGCGGATTGATTTGCAAGGCGCTGGCAAAGGGGCATCAGGTGGTTCTCGTGGTTTTCTGCAGTGATTACTCCACCTGGTGTTCCACCAAAGGCCGGGAAGATGAGGTCAAATCCAGGGTAATGGATAAGGCCAAGGCCATGGGAGTGGAAAAACATCTGCTTGGTTATGGATATCAATCAATCCCGAACACGCTGGATACAATCCGGCGAGTGGCGCGGATCGCCGTGGACGTCAAACCGGACGTGGTTCTTTTTCATAGCAGGCGGGAACGCGAGCCGGGGCCGGCGGATCATGCGGTCGTGGGAGAAATCGTTCAGTATGCCATTGGAACAGCCGCGACGGTTTTGGGCGGTATTCGCACGTCTTACGCCGGGGAGATGTATGCGTATGAGGTTTATCCGCGCTCGCCTTTTAATCCTGACACATATATTGATATCGGCGACGTTATCCGGCCGACGGTTGAAAATATTGATTATTTTGGACGCGAAATTTACGGAGGACATAGCGCCGAAATGCGGAGCCGCATATGCCTGGGCGATCAGGAAGAGGAAGTAAAACTCTGGCATTACGGCGAAGTCAAGCTGGCGCTTTCCGTCTACCGGGGTACGCAATGTGGTTGTAGATTTGCGGAAGCATATGAATCGGTCTATGTGTCCAAATTAGTCGGCAAGAAGAGTCAATTGGAGGAAATGATCTGTTCATGAAATCATTGAAAATAGCTTGTTTGGGCGGTGGCAGTCTTTATTTTCTGCGGGTATTGGGCGACCTGGCGTGGAGGAAAGACCTTTCCGGCTCGGAAATTGTTCTTTATGATCTTGACGAGGAAAAGGCCGTGCGTATGGCAAAAAAAGGACAGGATTACGTCCGCCCGGCCGGCGCAACCCTGACCATCCGGGCCGTGTCAAGCCTTGGGAAAGCGCTGGATTCTGCGGATTTTGTGGTTACCTCAATCGGCGGGAGCGGCGCTGAAATCACCACGGAGGTGTATTGCTCAACCTATCATGAGGCCGATATTTCAATTCCGCGGAAATACGGGATCAATCAAATCGTGGGCGACACCTGCGGTCCGGCCGGCATGATGATGGCTTTTCGCTCAATACCCGCCTATCTGGTGATTTGCCGGGAGATGGAAAAGCGCTGTCCCCGCGCAATTCTGATCAACCATTCCAATCCCATGGCGGTCTTGTGCCGTGCAATGCGGAAATATACCCGAATAACCATCATCGGATTGTGTCATGGCGTGCAGGCCGGGATTGGGCATGCGGCGAAAATTCTTGGGATACCGGCGCGGGAATTGGAATGTGTCTGGATCGGGACCAACCATTACTACTGGTTCACCCAAATCAGGCACAATGGAAAAGACGTGTATCCTGAACTGATGAAACGGATTGCGGTCCAACCTCCGGAAAAGGGAGGCGTATTGAGCGCGCAATTATCCGGAATTTACGGCTATCAGATCGTTTATCCCGAAGATGACCATGTCATTGAGTTTTATCCTTTCCTGGCCCATGTTCCGCGCGGCAGGGATGATTTGCCGGAAGGTCTCGCCGAGAGTGACCGGAAATTCAATGGGGAAGCGGGCGCAATCCGCGACGTGGAAGCATCAGCGACAAATGTTCGTGCGGAGTTTATGAAAAAATATCAGGCCGCTTTGGATAAAATTCCATTGCCAAAACAATCATCCGATTCAATTGCCGGGGAAGGCTTGGCGGGCATGATCAGCGCCATTGCCCATGGAAGACGTGAAGTCTGCATCGCAAACATTGCCAACCAGGGCGCTGTTTCCAATCTGCCGTTCAGCGCCGAAATTGAAACGGAAGCGGTAACGGATTCATACGGCGTGCGCCCCATCCACGTCGGCGAGGCGCCGCTGGTGTTGAAAGGCATATTGGAAAAGCGGTTTGTGTGGCAGGAATTGGTGGCCGATGCCGCCGTCAAGGGCGACCGCCAAATTGCGTTACAGGCGTTAATGTCGGATGAAATGGCCATCTGGCCCGATAAGGCCGGGAAAATGCTGGATGAATTGTTGAAAGCTTCCAGGGATTTGCTGCCGCAGTTTTATAAGGGTGTGAAGCGTTCCTCGTGACGCGTAAAGCGCAAGAATCTGATACGATACGCTGCCGGGGCCGCATAAAAACAGGAGGAAAACAGAAAAAGCCATGATCCGGACAATTATTGCGAATATTATTGTGTCGTTGATAGGAATTCCGGCGGCGGTTGTCGCGGTTGAAAAAAACGCCATGAAAACGAATATTCTCACATCATCCAGCATTTCGCCGGCGCGGCAGTTTGTTTCTGCCGCAGATTTTGGGGTCCGGCAGCAGGATAACCTCGTTATCCTGGCATCCGGCGGCCAGCAGTTTGACGCTGACAGCAAATCGGAAATTCCGGGATGGCTCCATATTGCCCCGGCCGCCGAAAAACCGGAGAACACCCTGAACTCCAACCTGCAGGATTTCAGCTACAAGAAATGGACTCATTTTGATGCCAAAAATATCAAAAAAATGCAGGTGGTCAAAGATGCCGCGGACGAAAAAACGGTATATCTGAAAATTAAAAACGGACGGTGGTATCATGAAAAAGAGGATGTCGTGGTCTATTGCCTGGAAGTCAATCTGACCGTCAGGAAAGACATTCCCTGTCTTTTTGTTTACCAGCGGATTGTCAATCCGGCGGAGCCGCCGCAGAAACTCTGCTATGGAAATTATATCAGCGATATCTTGTGCTACGCCGGTCCGGACAGCGCCGTCCAATCGGTTGATCAGACGGAAAAGAAATGGCATACCCTTTTCAAGGGAAACTGGATCTGGATAAAGCTCGCCGCCGGCAATCCGGCGGAAGAAAAGAAAGGCCTGGGGATCATCTCTTTTGCGCCCACCAGGTTTTGCCTCAGCGGTCCCAACCGTCTTTTCTGGGGATATGAAACAAAAAATGTAAAAAAATACGATGCCTTGGAATACAAAATGGCGGTGTTTTCCGCCCAAACGCCGGAGGAAGTTAAGGCGTTATACGAAAAAATCAAGGACGTTCATTTTGCCCCTTTTCTTTCGGCCAAATGAGAGTGTTATCAGCGAAAGGAAAATATCGAGACAAACAGGAGGTTCATTATGCGTTCCTTATTTCAATGTTCGGTGCTCTGTATTATTTTGACAACTCCAATTGCAGGGCCGGGAGAAGATATAAAGAACGCCCCAGAGGATTCCATGGCAACCACTAATTGCCTGGTTCGCCATGAACGATTTGACCGTTATCTGGGACGGCAATTTCCAGTCGGTTTTTATATTTACCCGTACCACTTCAAGCAATCTACAGACCCAACGGTTCGTGATTTGGATGAAGCAATCAATCGCATCGCTGATTTGGGGTTTAACTATTTGTATATTGGCTTACCGGACGACCATGATTGGGATAACCTGCTTGAGCTTTGCACGACTCGTCATATCGCGATGGTTCCACAACTTAATTTCGCCTACTTTCGCCCCGATTCCCAGATTAACTCTCTGCTTGAACGCGCCATGCCTTTCATCAGAAAATACAAGGATCATCCCGCCGTCATTGCATTCAGCGTAAAGGAGGAACCCAACGAGAAGATGTTCCCGTTGCTTACGCAGTATTATCAAGGCATATTAAAAGAAGTTCCTGACGCGCCGTTGCATCTCACATATGTTAATCATTTTCTGAAAACACCGCCCTATCCGCAAATTGCCGGGGCGGATCGCTACGGCTTTTGGTGGGAATGCGGCGCAGGGGGAAACAATCGGGCAACTCCGGCTTCCGCCTTAAAATGGTATCATACCCAGTTGGATTTTTATTATCAACATGCAGTTCAACAAAACGCCGAATTCCAGGCGATATTCAACCCCAGTCCTCTTGAGATGTTTACTTCTGAAGAAAAGCTTCGTTCGCAGTTCTATCCCGAAACAATCACGGATAGCCGCCGCCAAGAGTTGACTGAAATGGTGATCCGATTGGCGGAGAAAAAGAATCAGGGGTGGAACAGGGAGGAACCGGATCTGTTTCGATTCTGGAAATATTACACGCCGCCGGCAAATTGTGTGCGCGCCATGAGCTGGCTCTCCGTGATGGAAGGCGCAAAATCGGTTGCCGTATGGTATTGGGGGCCTGGAGTTGAAGAAATAAACCGTAAAAAACGCATTGAAAGGAAGGATAGCCTTGTGTCTATTACAGGTTGGGATGGCAAGGGATCTCCCCAACTGGACGAATATGCGGAGTTTGCTTCTGAAATCCAACGATATGGCAAGCTGATCCGTTCCATGATGAAGGAGATTGCCCCTCTTGTTGGCAATTCGCTTGGGCACGAGATTGTCCGGATGGAAGAACCTGTCAGCCCGCCGTTCAAGATCAGGAATCCTGACGCTGTCTGGCGGTCTTTCCGCATACCCGGCTACCAGGGACGAGTGATTATGATTGTGAACACCTCGGTGGGAAAATGGTGTAAAGGGCGTTCGCCATTTATGCTGTCTGAACATGACCGGTTCAGAATTGATGATAATGGCAACCTCGTGGATTATAAACCTTTCGTGCGCGAACAATATTTGGAATGCGCCTTGTTAATGAGGGATATGAAATGTGTTGACTTGGCAACCGGTGATTTCATCGCCATGGATGAAAATGACATGTTCTCCATATCTGTCCGCCCGGGTGGCGGACAGTTCCTGTTTATTTGTCCGAAAAGCTCCAGTGAAGATCAAAAAATAAAGCGTCAGTTTGGTTTTTGACGCATATTGCCGGAGGACATAACGCATAACGAGGTATGGGAAAAAATCATGAAAACAGAAATGCTGTCCAAAAAACAAATAGATAAAATCAATTTGTCCTCCCTGGCCATTTTGGAAAGAGTCGGCGTGGAAGTGCCGCATGACGAAATACTGCAAAGGTTTGCGGATTCCGGCGCAAAAGTTGATTGGGAAAAGAAACGCGTCCGTATTCCGCCGGAATTCGTCAGCAGTATGTTGAATACGGCCGGGAAAAGTTTTACGTTATACGGTCGCGATCCAGGCAAAACTGCCCGCTTCGGCCAGGGGAAACGGAATTACAACAGCATTGCCGGGGAAGCATCATGGCTGGATACGGTCGGCGGACAGCGGCGTTATGCGACTTTGCAGGATGTGGCAACGGCAGCCAGATTGGGCGACGCGCTGGACGAATTGACGATTGTCGGCGCCATGGCGGACCCGCACGAGATACCATCGGCATATCGCTGCGTGGAAGTCGCGGCAACCATGATCAAGAACACCACTAAGCCAATTACCTTCTGGTTCCATGATCGGGCTTCCGCAAAGTATATTATTGAAATGCTGATTGCCTTGCGGGGTGATGAAAAACGGGCGGCGGAAAAACCGCTGTGTTATCCGTTCCTGGAGCCGATCAGTCCCCTGCGCTTTCCATTTGACGGGATTGACCTGTTGTTTGAAACCGCCCGCTTGAACCTGCCCGTGCCCATCGGCCCCATGGCGCAGATGGGGGTTTCCGCCCCGGCCACGCTGGCCGGGACCATGGCCTTGGAAAATGCGGAAATCCTGGCGGGAATCTGCATCACCCAGTTGGTCCGGCCGGGCATGCCGGTCTGTTACGGCGGCATTTGCCATGCGTTTGACATGGGCACAACCCAGATGATCTTCGGCGGGCCGGAACAGGCGATTTTTGGCGCGGCCATGACCCAGATGGGCAAATTTTACGGCCTGCCGGTTTATATCAACGTCGGTTTGACGGATTCCAAACGTCCCGATGGACAGGCCGGTCTGGAGGCCGGCATCACTTTGGCGATGGGGGCGGCGGCCGGCGCGGATATTTTCGGGCACATGGGCATTTGTGGCGTGGATCAGGCAACTTCTCTTGACATGCTGGTTTTCCAGTGCCAGGTCATTGCATACGCGGAAAGCATGATGCGGGAAGTTGATTTCACGGATGATGCCGTCGGCTTGAAGGAAATTGAGGCAGTCGGCCCGGGTGGGACATTTATTGACCGCGACCATACGGCGGAACATTTCCGCAGGGAGTTGCATTTCCCGCGCCTGCTGGACCGGCAATATTACCAGGC
This genomic window from Kiritimatiellia bacterium contains:
- a CDS encoding ABC transporter ATP-binding protein, with translation MIKRDEILLAVNGLKVYFRTRHEPIRAVDGVSFNVTDGETAAIVGESGSGKTITALALARLLPAPGYFAGGEIFFAGRNIGRLDQAGLRKLRGAEMSYVFQDPSSSLNPVFTVGYQIAEALRLHRRGLDVREEAQRLLDMVGIADARHRLRSYPHELSGGMQQRVMIAMALACRPKLLVADEPTTALDVTVQAQILDLLARLQKELGMAVLLITHNLGIVAGLARRVNVMYAGRIIERGLTAELLREPKHPYTRGLLSAVPRLRAAVKRMPGIPGTVPDPSALPTGCKFHPRCPLAGEICRQNEPEEENVSETHAVKCHYWK
- a CDS encoding HAD-IA family hydrolase, which encodes PGLLDFIAIKRAIGCPDNSTILEFIVGLSSEKEQKKARAVLAAHERKAAEMAEPNEAAEETLLYLKRRKLKLGILTRNSLDSVKTALKSFRRVRLEDFSVVITREHDLKLKPHPDGVLAAGRMFGAAPDEMMMVGDYIYDIQAGRKAGALTVFLESAHTAKWPEPPADFTVRRLDELRGIFFDRHKGTKAEGTK
- a CDS encoding PIG-L family deacetylase encodes the protein MAKKTLLVFGAHMDDCEIGAGGLICKALAKGHQVVLVVFCSDYSTWCSTKGREDEVKSRVMDKAKAMGVEKHLLGYGYQSIPNTLDTIRRVARIAVDVKPDVVLFHSRREREPGPADHAVVGEIVQYAIGTAATVLGGIRTSYAGEMYAYEVYPRSPFNPDTYIDIGDVIRPTVENIDYFGREIYGGHSAEMRSRICLGDQEEEVKLWHYGEVKLALSVYRGTQCGCRFAEAYESVYVSKLVGKKSQLEEMICS
- a CDS encoding helix-turn-helix transcriptional regulator; its protein translation is MKQTVQPLHINRMNVPVTPDEPIIAFCTKYLHPQKRLIYDMHFALELGIVLRGRMERRCRQRKEILKPGQIWLCGVWEPHGWAILETPCEVAVFVIRPAALMEMACPEAPHFDWLAPFIANIKDRPRIHDFLRRPVIALGKRMAAAVKAQNAQDAAKNPEIRERARLKLRVCLMETLLMLTEKWRPPSGNPRPSTLYDRINRVVELVFHQRRFITAAEAAKACGMAYDSFCEAFREVMGLNFGDFVMSNRMDGARNQLLATPDPIKKIAADWGFVDHSHFHHAFLRHYGCKPSVYRKQILGNNRRQNDSG
- a CDS encoding type II toxin-antitoxin system VapB family antitoxin; translated protein: MATNLQLDNRLIRQAVKLGGHRTKKAAVNQALTNYIHHLRQGKILALFGGVDIDPGYDYKRQRARG
- a CDS encoding trimethylamine methyltransferase family protein, whose product is MPEDITHNEVWEKIMKTEMLSKKQIDKINLSSLAILERVGVEVPHDEILQRFADSGAKVDWEKKRVRIPPEFVSSMLNTAGKSFTLYGRDPGKTARFGQGKRNYNSIAGEASWLDTVGGQRRYATLQDVATAARLGDALDELTIVGAMADPHEIPSAYRCVEVAATMIKNTTKPITFWFHDRASAKYIIEMLIALRGDEKRAAEKPLCYPFLEPISPLRFPFDGIDLLFETARLNLPVPIGPMAQMGVSAPATLAGTMALENAEILAGICITQLVRPGMPVCYGGICHAFDMGTTQMIFGGPEQAIFGAAMTQMGKFYGLPVYINVGLTDSKRPDGQAGLEAGITLAMGAAAGADIFGHMGICGVDQATSLDMLVFQCQVIAYAESMMREVDFTDDAVGLKEIEAVGPGGTFIDRDHTAEHFRRELHFPRLLDRQYYQAWMDSGAKTMEQRCAEFKAKTLAGYESLPLNGKVANELDDIVRNARTQLAI
- a CDS encoding ABC transporter ATP-binding protein, with translation MSLLEINNLSVEFSLGRGRKLRALDNVSLAVKKGESVGLVGESGCGKSTLAAAVLRLVPAAGGAVWYGGADALKLCGRELFAYRRKMQMVFQDPYGSLNPRLSVGAALAECLAVHGICPPAERRERVGELLRTVGLQGKHAARYPHEFSGGQRQRIGIARALAVNPEFIIADEPVSALDVSIQAQILNLLKDLREEKKFSFLFIAHDLAVVRYMCARVYVMYRGRIMEAGVTEEVYARPAHPYTRALLEAVPDIDRALAGSGQGSGRPAPEGEMPPLSTRSGGCPFCPRCPLAGRICTEKPPEMKKSGKSHFSRCHFAG